Proteins from a genomic interval of Danio rerio strain Tuebingen ecotype United States chromosome 4, GRCz12tu, whole genome shotgun sequence:
- the LOC108182572 gene encoding uncharacterized protein isoform X1 — protein sequence MAFIKEESEDLKIEETFTVKQEDLQEQTDLMVLKEETHQQNEIDEKQQFEKPQEITTDEKPTLTKKTSSNESNFSCKQCGKSFSQKSNLDVHIRVHTREQHYTCKQCGKSFSQIQGFKAHMRIHTRERKFTCQECGKSFYHVGNFAAHMRIHTGEKPFSCKQCGKSFSQKPNLDVHMRVHTGEKPYTCEQCGQSFSQKQSFKSHMRIHSGERPYTCQQCGKSFRHARNLAEHMRIHTGEKPFSCKQCRKSFSKKPHMIAHMRDHTREKPYTCEQCGTSLGKKQDLYIHMRIHTGEKPYTCTECGKSFPHKSSLKHHMISHTGEKPFKCA from the exons atggcgtttattaaagaggagagtgaagatctgaagattgaagaaacatttacagtcaaacaggaagatctgcaggaacaaacag atctgatggtgctgaaagaagagactcatcAACAGAATGAAATAGATGAGAAACAGCAGTTTGAGAAACCCCAAGAAAtaacgactgatgaaaaacccacactgactaaaaagacttcatcaaACGAAAGTAATTTTAGCtgtaaacagtgtggaaagagtttcagtcaaaagtcaaaccttgatgttcacattAGAGTTCACACTAGGGAGCAACATTACACTtgcaaacagtgtggaaagagttttagtcaAATACAAGGCTTTAAAgctcacatgagaattcacactagagagaggaagttcacatgccaagagtgtggaaaaagcttttaTCATGTTGGAAACTTTGCagcacacatgagaattcacactggagagaagcctttcagctgtaaacagtgtggaaagagtttcagtcaaaagccaaaccttgatgttcacatgagagttcacacaggggagaaaccttacacctgtgAACAGTGTGGACAGAGTTTTAGtcaaaaacaaagctttaaaTCCCACATGAGAATTCATTCTGGAGAGAGGccatacacatgccaacagtgtggaaaaagcttccgCCATGCAAGAAACCTGGCAgagcacatgagaattcacactggagagaagcctttcagctgtaaacagtgtagaaagagtttcagtaAAAAGCCGCACATGATTGCTCACATGAGAGATCACActagggagaaaccttacacctgcgaacagtgtggaacgAGTTTAGGTAAAAAACAAGACCTttacatccacatgaggattcacactggagagaaaccttacacatgcacagagtgtggtaaaagttttccACATAAAAgctcactcaaacaccacatgataagtcacactggagagaagccgtttaaATGTGCttag
- the LOC108182572 gene encoding uncharacterized protein isoform X2, with protein sequence MVLKEETHQQNEIDEKQQFEKPQEITTDEKPTLTKKTSSNESNFSCKQCGKSFSQKSNLDVHIRVHTREQHYTCKQCGKSFSQIQGFKAHMRIHTRERKFTCQECGKSFYHVGNFAAHMRIHTGEKPFSCKQCGKSFSQKPNLDVHMRVHTGEKPYTCEQCGQSFSQKQSFKSHMRIHSGERPYTCQQCGKSFRHARNLAEHMRIHTGEKPFSCKQCRKSFSKKPHMIAHMRDHTREKPYTCEQCGTSLGKKQDLYIHMRIHTGEKPYTCTECGKSFPHKSSLKHHMISHTGEKPFKCA encoded by the coding sequence atggtgctgaaagaagagactcatcAACAGAATGAAATAGATGAGAAACAGCAGTTTGAGAAACCCCAAGAAAtaacgactgatgaaaaacccacactgactaaaaagacttcatcaaACGAAAGTAATTTTAGCtgtaaacagtgtggaaagagtttcagtcaaaagtcaaaccttgatgttcacattAGAGTTCACACTAGGGAGCAACATTACACTtgcaaacagtgtggaaagagttttagtcaAATACAAGGCTTTAAAgctcacatgagaattcacactagagagaggaagttcacatgccaagagtgtggaaaaagcttttaTCATGTTGGAAACTTTGCagcacacatgagaattcacactggagagaagcctttcagctgtaaacagtgtggaaagagtttcagtcaaaagccaaaccttgatgttcacatgagagttcacacaggggagaaaccttacacctgtgAACAGTGTGGACAGAGTTTTAGtcaaaaacaaagctttaaaTCCCACATGAGAATTCATTCTGGAGAGAGGccatacacatgccaacagtgtggaaaaagcttccgCCATGCAAGAAACCTGGCAgagcacatgagaattcacactggagagaagcctttcagctgtaaacagtgtagaaagagtttcagtaAAAAGCCGCACATGATTGCTCACATGAGAGATCACActagggagaaaccttacacctgcgaacagtgtggaacgAGTTTAGGTAAAAAACAAGACCTttacatccacatgaggattcacactggagagaaaccttacacatgcacagagtgtggtaaaagttttccACATAAAAgctcactcaaacaccacatgataagtcacactggagagaagccgtttaaATGTGCttag
- the LOC108184009 gene encoding uncharacterized protein — protein sequence MEESDESENYPPKDIAKVKSMRGQKNNPFCVTPSYNFWAPWIGSKTHIANVVLNTEFEKVHKAKTAERTEITVSEDRLKDKLSKQKVGVIRRLCQECGLDAKGSRTDLLLRLSEEMRSREAYDKVFEKIWAASENPSSTEKCMDMSLGPLTALPENIVTLQTTAASPGITSVTSSLSSVPITEKTACEPTTLLNFFEPTKPWERDWHPLQEKLLDYVLDRNRPGSEIIVKEGQVCLIREEFWSLGLLRDMDSHIGNACMKLICEMARQIGKDIYIEDFYVVPVWKETPNNIVTGLPEDADLKNLLAFPAWTNANGPDRFVVCIMMPLRREMVFLDSLYAEHESGFGDEEYRAIFRKIAYQVDHGTWTEKTGYDFPALPRQTRGNDCGVFVLMYTLSMVCGIGFQFQEMDIPIIRQWWCLLLMERFQIDGYGHRFAFWTEATRSVLDGKILLLFRVKRKTTSNLPAHVQAVQDRERNDKRLVDLIITSKSAEQHLVDILGGKRSNWFPLKPRSQVPVYIENEQSQSIICDYIRGILNKTKTQLTFNDEVEFICGCLLPEAITHGISELQGLSWQEAEDVFLQGPIYHASEVEEFNRRIAREMKNLPNKNLNDL from the exons ATGGAGGAAAGTGATGAAAGTGAGAATTACCCTCCAAAGGACATTGCTAAAGTAAAGAGCATG AGAG GTCAAAAAAACAATCCATTCTGTGTTACACCTAGTTACAACTTTTGGGCACCCTGGATCGGGAGTAAGACTCATATAGCGAATGTTGTTCTCAACACTGAATTTGAGAAAGTGCACAAAGCAAAAACTGCAGAACGAACAGAAATAACTGTCTCTGAAGATCGCTTAAAGGACAAACTTTCAAAACAGaaa GTGGGAGTGATAAGAAGACTGTGTCAAGAGTGTGGTTTAGATGCCAAAGGCTCTCGCACAGATCTACTCCTGCGACTTTCGGAGGAGATGAGGTCAAGGGAGGCCTATGACAAGGTTTTTGAAAAGATTTGGGCTGCTTCAG aaAATCCatcctccacagagaaatgcatgGACATGTCACTTG GACCACTGACAGCACTGCCAGAAAATATTGTGACTTTACAAACGACCGCTGCATCACCAGGCATAACATCAGTCACATCTTCTCTGTCATcagtaccaattacagaaaaaacagCTTGTGAACCTACCACTCTTCTGAATTTTTTTGAACCAACTAAGCCTTGGGAGAGGGACTGGCATCCATTACAAGAGAAACTG cttgATTATGTGCTGGACCGAAATCGCCCTGGCAGTGAAATAATTGTGAAGGAGGGGCAAGTGTGCCTTATTCGAGAAGAATTTTGGAGCCTTGGATTGTTGAGGGACATGGACTCCCAT ATTGGAAACGCCTGCATGAAGCTTATTTGTGAAATGGCTCGACAAATT GGCAAGGACATATACATTGAGGACTTTTATGTTGTCCCTGTGTGGAAAGAAACTCCTAACAACATTGTTACTGGATTACCG GAAGATGCAGACTTGAAAAACCTGTTAGCCTTTCCAGCATGGACAAATGCCAATGGACCAGACCGCTTTGTTGTCTGT ATAATGATGCCGCTTCGAAGAGAGATggtgtttttagactctctgtacgCAGAGCATGAATCAGGATTTGGAGATGAGGAATACAGGGCAATTTTTAG GAAAATTGCTTACCAAGTGGATCATGGGACATGGACTGAAAAGACTGGATATGATTTTCCA GCTTTGCCACGTCAGACAAGAGGGAATGATTGTGGTGTTTTTGTACTCATG TACACCCTCTCAATGGTGTGTGGCATTGGGTTTCAATTCCAGgag ATGGATATACCTATCATCCGTCAGTGGTGGTGCCTTCTACTCATGGAACGATTTCAAATTGATGG CTATGGGCACAGATTTGCTTTCTGGACTGAGGCGACAAGAAGTGTCTTGGATGGAAAGATTCTGCTCCTTTTTAGGGTGAAAAGAAAAACCACATCCAATCTTCCGGCACATGTCCAAGCAGTTCAAGATCGGGAAAGGAATGACAAAAGATTAGTGGACTTGATTATCACATCAAAATCAGCAGAGCAGCATTTGGTG GATATACTCGGTGGAAAAAGGTCAAATTGGTTTCCACTAAAACCCCGTTCTCAAGTGCCTGTCTACATTGAGAATGAGCAGTCCCAGTCAATCATTTGTGACTACATCAGAGGAATTCttaataaaaccaaaacacaGCTGACCTTCAATGATGAGGTGGAGTTCATTTGTGGATGTCTCCTCCCAGAG GCCATAACTCATGGCATTTCCGAGTTACAAGGCTTGTCTTGGCAGGAGGCTGAAGATGTCTTCCTCCAGGGCCCCATTTATCACGCAag tgaagttGAGGAATTTAACAGAAGAATTGCTCGAGAAATGAAAAATCTCCCCAAcaagaat cttaatgacttgtag